In the Leptotrichia sp. oral taxon 223 genome, CTTATGAAACTGCGGTGATTAACGTCTTCAGAATGGAAGTGTAGAAAATTTTTTAGAAAAATAAAAAAATAGGAAGGAATATTTGTTATGAAAAAAATAATTTACACAATTACAGTTTTTTTAATAATCAATTTTGGCTTGAATGCGTATACTTTGCGGGAAAATGTTCAGGAAACACTTTCAAAAAGAGGAGTGAAGCAAAGCATAATTAATGAAACATCGGACTTTTTGCTAGATTCAAGAGGTGAAATGTCTATTATCCCACAGCAAAATGAAATTGCCAGTTTAATTGACAGAGCAGAAATGTTACTGAAAAAAGATAAAAATAATATCGTAATTAAGCAGTATCTATCGGCAATGTATTTGAAAAAAGGTGGAAATAAGAATACTTTAAAAGCACAAAAAATAAATGAAGAAAACTTAAAAGATAAAGGAATTACCGATTTTGAAAAATGGAGTGCAACAGGGCTATATTATTACCAAATAGGAGAAAAGAAAAAGGCTCAAGAATATTTTGACAAAATTAAAGAAAAATACAAGGAAGAACCTGCTGTCTATAATTTAATTGAAATAGTGATGATGGATATTGATGTATTAAGAGACAGCAAAAATTTTAACGAACTTATTGTAGATACAGCAACTAATGAAAAAAAAATGAAAGAAATGCAGGAAATATCTAAAAAACAAGTTGAAAAAATGAAAATAGTTAAGGATTTCTTTCAATCAGAAGAAAACAAAAGAGAATTTGGTGTTGTAGATGAGTTAGTTTACTCTTTTGATTTGTTATTAAATCTTTCGAAAATTAATGAGATAATGCAAAAAGATTTGAAACAGGATGGAGAATTTAAAATAAAAACTATAAAAGAAGCAACTGATTATTATTTAAAAAATGTTGCAAATAATGAAAAAATGACAGAAGATTCAATAAAATACAATATAATATTGGAAAATATGTATTTGAGAATAATGGTAATATTAGTGTCAGATGATGAAAAAGAAAGTGCAGAATTTTCAAAAAAATTAGAAAAAAGTAAACTTTATAGAATATTTGAAAAATTGTAAAAATAAGTATAAAAAATTGCTTAAAAATCAAATATGAAAAGGAGAAAAAATGAGAACAGCGATTTACTGTGTAAGTAAAACTGGTTATAAAACTTGTTTAAAAATAAAAGAGAATGTATACAATAATTTGCATATTTACGTATCAGGAAGAGTAGCTAACTTGCTAAATCTTGAAAATGAAAATAATGAAGATTTAATTGTAATAAATGAAAGAGTGCCAATTTTACTGGAAAAGACATTTAATAAATATGATTTACATATATTTGTCGCGGCAACTGGAGCAGTTGTCAGAATTATTGAAGGAAAATTTAAAAGCAAAGATACTGATCCTGCAGTTATAACGATTGATGATCACGCTAATTTTGTGATTTCATTGCTTTCAGGACATCTTGGAGGGGCAAATGAAGAATGTAAAAAAATTGCGGATGGAATTGGAGCGATCCCAGTAATTACAACAGCTTCTGATGTTGGTGGAAAAATTGCAGTTGACACATTGTCGCAAAAAATTAAAGCAAAATTGGAAAGTCTGGACGATGCCAAAAGAGTTACTTCGCTTATCGTAAATGGAGAAAATGTGAGCATTCATTTGCCAAAAAATATCGTAGAAAATGCCAAAAATTGTGCTGGAGCAATAATTGTCTCAAACAGAAAAAATATTGAAATTTCTAAAATTATTCCCAAAAATATTATTCTCGGAATCGGCTGCAAAAGAAATACACCGAAAGAAAAAATCATCGAAAAAATAAATTATGTAATGGAAACTCAAAATTTAGAAATGGACTCGATAAAAAAAGCCGCATCCGCTTGGGTAAAATCTGATGAAATTGGACTTTTAGAAGCAATGACTAAATTAAATATTCCAATAGAATTTTTTGGAAAAGAAAAAATTTTGGAAGTAGAAAATTTAGTTGAAGAGCGTTCAGAATTTGTAAAAAATCAAATCGGAGTATACGGAGTTTCCGAGCCTTGTGCCTATCTAGCTTCGAGTAGAAAAGGAAATTTTTTGGTAAAAAAAGTGAAGCTGGGAGAAGTTACGATTTCAATTTTTGAGGAGGAAATGTGAGAATGGAAATATATAAATTGTCATTTATAGCAATAGTATTATTTATGATACACGAATTTGAAGAAGTAATTTTTATAAAAAAATTTGTAGAGGAAAATAAAGTTGTAAAAGATATGAAAAATGAATTATTTATGAAGAAAAAGGGAAATTATCCATCTACAGAAACACTTTCATTAATGATTGCTGAAGAATTTATAATTTTATCAACATTACTTTTTATAGCAAGTGAGATTAGTATGTATGAAATAGTACTGTCATTATTTATTGTATATATTGCACATTTAGTACCTCATATGTATGATGCGCTTAGATATAGAAAATTTTCCCCAGGAAGTCGAACTTCTTTTATAATTTTCCCTTTAGGAATTTTAATAATCTGGAATGTTATTTTAAATAAAGAAATTAATTTAGTTATTTTAATTTTATGTGTTATAATAATTGGATTTCTGATGATCTTAAATTTACTATTTTTACATAAAATTAGTAAAAAAATTGATAGGTATCTGTGGAAATAAAAAAAATTATAAAAATATTTAAAATAAAAAATAGATTTAAAAAATATATAATCAATATAAAAAATTTAAAGAAAGGAGCTTGTATAATGTAACTATATTATACAAGTAAAATAACATGAAAAAAATATTTCTAATCATAGTCCTTTTTTTAATAAATCTAAATTTAGTCGCCTTAACAATGAAGGAAAAAATCCAGCAAGATTTGTCAAAAGCAGGTGTTAAACAAGAAATAATTGATGAAACTGTAAAATTGGATAAGAAATTTGGAGAAGGATTTGTAGAAGAAGATGGAGATGGGAAAAGGACAACTGAAAGTAAAGATGAATGGGAAAAACTTTATCAGAAAGATAAAAGAAATTATGTTGCCTTGGAAAGATTGATAGAATCGTATTTTGTGACTGGAATACCAAATGATTCTCAGAAGGAAAAATATATTTCAGAATATTTGAAAATGGATATTCCTGAAGATAGAAAAAATTTCGTTTTGGGAAGGGACTTCTGGAATTGTTCCAAAAACAAAGATACAAAAAATGAGTATTTTGAAAAAGTTAAAAAGATTAGCAATAATCAGTATTATTTGAAGGGAATAGATTTTTTTGAATATATATCAAAAGAAACGGAAAATATAAAAGAAGATGGAAATTCTAAGTTAATGAAACAGAAAATAGATGAAATAACGCAAAAAATGGATGAAATTGATAAAATACTTGATAATAAAAATTTGCTAGAAAAATACAGAATTTCTGATGAAGAAGCCTATTCTGATCAATTAACTTTTTTTATGGTTGGTGGTATTCTAAAAGCGGTTACAGGTGATACTGAAGGAATGGTCAATGATTTTATAAATAAAATTGCGAATAAACAGATTTCTAAGGAAGTGGCTGAGTATAATCAAAATAAAGAAATAATTACTACTTTGTTAATCAAAGTGACACTGGCTTTTAAAGAATTTTCTGGAGAGATAACAAAGGAAGGGAAAAACTTTGAAAAATTGATGAAAAGATTACAAGAAACTGAAATGTATAAAAGGCTTATGGAAAATACGGAAAAGGGTGAAACTATTGAAAACGATAGTTATTTAGAAGAAAAGAGAAAAAATTTTGAATCACTTTCAGATGATGATCAAATAAAACAAATTGTT is a window encoding:
- the cbiG gene encoding cobalt-precorrin 5A hydrolase — protein: MRTAIYCVSKTGYKTCLKIKENVYNNLHIYVSGRVANLLNLENENNEDLIVINERVPILLEKTFNKYDLHIFVAATGAVVRIIEGKFKSKDTDPAVITIDDHANFVISLLSGHLGGANEECKKIADGIGAIPVITTASDVGGKIAVDTLSQKIKAKLESLDDAKRVTSLIVNGENVSIHLPKNIVENAKNCAGAIIVSNRKNIEISKIIPKNIILGIGCKRNTPKEKIIEKINYVMETQNLEMDSIKKAASAWVKSDEIGLLEAMTKLNIPIEFFGKEKILEVENLVEERSEFVKNQIGVYGVSEPCAYLASSRKGNFLVKKVKLGEVTISIFEEEM
- a CDS encoding HXXEE domain-containing protein produces the protein MEIYKLSFIAIVLFMIHEFEEVIFIKKFVEENKVVKDMKNELFMKKKGNYPSTETLSLMIAEEFIILSTLLFIASEISMYEIVLSLFIVYIAHLVPHMYDALRYRKFSPGSRTSFIIFPLGILIIWNVILNKEINLVILILCVIIIGFLMILNLLFLHKISKKIDRYLWK